The Medicago truncatula cultivar Jemalong A17 chromosome 7, MtrunA17r5.0-ANR, whole genome shotgun sequence genome includes the window ctcacgagaggtatctctttgcctctcaacgtcttcactttacgatcatcaatcctcaccggtaaagtctctaccgtaaggttgtctctaacttgcacatcgtcactctggatcacatgagatggatccggaacatacttccgaagttgcgacacatggaaaacgtcgtgcaaattcgaaagatgcggtggtaaacccactcgataagccaccgttccaactctttctgatatctgatacggaccaataaacttcggggtcaacttctttgacttcaatgcacgtcctacaccagtcatagga containing:
- the LOC120577044 gene encoding uncharacterized protein, translating into MSNVCDRDEKKCFRCGQKGHTLADCKCGDIVCYNCNEEGHISSQCTQPKKVRTGGKGDHVFLRVTPMTGVGRALKSKKLTPKFIGPYQISERVGTVAYRVGLPPHLSNLHDVFHVSQLRKYVPDPSHVIQSDDVQVRDNLTVETLPVRIDDRKVKTLRGKEIPLVRVIWSGATGESLTWELESKMLESYPE